In Camelina sativa cultivar DH55 chromosome 13, Cs, whole genome shotgun sequence, the genomic window CCTAGGAGAGAAAACTAGGGCGAACTTAAAAAGAATTAATTGGGAAGAAATTTAGATGAGAATCGGTCACACACTCACCTCTAAAACAAGAAGATCTGACGAAGAACATCGAGATCCAAGTCTTCCAACGACCTCCACTCGACACCCAcacttgattggttggtcatagacattttttttatgcaaacataattgttaccattcattcaatcccaaaatgagataaaaagaagaaccttatcaacctaatggttggataaaataggctaatcaaacacaagcttacaacaaacatagatagatagattggaaaaccATAAACCGTTTTTGATAAATCCATAGGAGCTAGGAGACGgaggctacatcatgatgtgtcaaaaccacttccacgaatacattgggaaatttaacattagatacTATCAAAAGggtttgtgacgttggaaaatgacatttagttttattggttGTTGAAGCATGGTACtatgagatagctaaaagacgtgaacatgttttCTCCACAGATGAGGATGGCAGAttcaaggttctctccatggtggagtgatacgcccaaattcgaggatcactcagccagATTAGataggatagaaactcgccaaggtgcaaggtgcaacgaGGGGGATTTAATGGATTGATATTCCCAATTCCAATCGCTGCTAAATATGAtacactagtccagcaagaggaggctgTTGCGTGGATATTACACACTAAGAAACAAGGAAATGttatagacaaagaacaaagagtagactcataaaatgattgatgattctcaaatgagattacatgtgtttatatagggataataAACTTGGTAACAATCCCAAGtatttcttgaaactaaaaagacaataaagatagtaagttgaatgaagatccaactcttggtgcatgtttttTTCCCAGTGTGTCCTTCCCAAAATGCGTTGAACTCTATTTTCTTTACTCCTCTTTGACcataaaataaagtgattattttgggctttcttggacttgtattaggctcaaagtggatTGAACTTGATAGACAACATCCCCAATAGAATTCTCATgttctctttggccataagctcccATTAAGAGTTTCCTTGATCTTCTTTGAATTTGAATCTTTgatccaacttgctgatgagaaaAAACATGTGCTGTATGATTTCTTCACCATGGTCTTAGTAGAAACAACTCTtggttgccatacataattctgCAAGCACTTAAAACAATTGGACCTTAAACTCTTCAGGTGAAGAACTAGattgacctcctttggcaaatggagTGTATCTTTGTGTTCCGTGAACCAAATATTATCTTCTTGGGCTTGTTGGAAGCATAAGAGCATGATTATTGGTTATATAGCCACTCAGgtgtcaaacaaaattatttaataatattttaattgaatttgattatttaattaactttttaatttatacaaccaataaaatgaaaacaggTGTAGATTCAGTGTTTTAACAGTTTTGGGCAGAGAcacttttttttcatctctccacctttttctcattttttaattttttttattgttttgactCTCTGTTGGGTATTTCCGATGATCATGCTCTAAGAGACCCATTAACATCTTACAAGTGGTTTCGGGTCAAAATTGTTGCTCAGTTGGTCTGTGTAACAATATTTTTGGCTCATACGCAAAACTGGAATTGGAatagatccactgacttgaaatatccatatctttcacatatgaactGATATAAATGAGATTCCAATTCTGAATGAttctaggatggatcaagatttCAGAATAGTTTGGTTCATAGCTTAAATACTTATGACTTGGTCGGAATCCTTCGTTGAATGCTCTTAGATCCAAATtgcgtagccatgagttcacctgatttgtaaaatgaataactccttcataCGAACTCTAATTGGACTGATTCCACTTCAAGATATGCTCTaaatgaggtaagaatgtattCCAAATAGTCGTTTGGCTGAAAGAATTAATATTCGACTTCGTTCGTATTGTACAAGACTCAAGAatcttcttggatggtctcatgattaTATCATGGAGTAAGTTGGACgcatgcaaggttatctctccatgggaggaaggcggagccaaggttctcttcatggtggaggacgttggacgcaaggttctctccataagggaggagggcggagccgaggttatctccatggttggtcatacactattgtgatgatacatcatccattagtatactatgtagtatatatttttattttcttgaaacaacaattttagagataaaataaactatgcaaaagtgaaaataattagacatataatagttgatgtactgtgtttatatagatattttcctaGGTagtggtaaaaaatatatttgtaacatacagtatacttaggtgtaaaaaatatacttttaatggtaatatacataaaaaatatgtaaatagatatataaatcagtgtattatagcaaaaaaaaattataaatagcgtacaacaaatttttaatatattttttaaaaaacaattaatgtaatttacaaaattttaaaacccgcACGTCAGGCCGGACCTTGtctaatgattttataaaagagagttttaaaatttttgtatgaaTTTTAGTGACTTTACGTACGTTTTTTTCTTGCAttagtacagtaaaacctctataaattaataaagttgggaccatgaaattatattaatttataaaggttttaattaatagataaattaataattaataatttaatgataaattaatattttttcattttcataatttagaaaaatttctatttaaaaatatgacacttttgttatgattcacttttttgtagaattttattaatttataatttggcTATCATAATATGATTGATGTTAACATTTTACTTAATTATCcaagtgaaaatgataaatgttagaagtttagagttttaaaGAAATTTCTATTACTAtctttcatggtaatgatgaagtcgaataaGATATTTCGATGCTTTTAGAACTagttacatgtaaaaaaaacaattattgcATCTAATACTCTCCACCATTTTTgtatgcgatttgagaagacaataccaagattttttaatacaataaaaaaaattagaaatgagTTCTCACTAGAATGCAAATTCTAGAATAcatgaacaaaaacagagtcatatttcattaaaatttaatttgatatatatatatatttagtttatattattattaatttatgatattgttggaaccatatttttacataaaattttcagaaaaattattattttattattttatcgaattatatcattttttacaCATATACAAGTGTACAACTCAgaccaaatattttttcttaatttataataaatattaatttaaagagtattaaatTCTCATGGAGACAAAGAACTCAATAGGTTTTTTGGAGAAGGTTCAAGGTTGGCTGGGCTATAGTAACTTGAAAACAGTTGAACCTGTAGGATATGGTGGGGGTTTAGCTCTGTTATGGAAAGACAATATAGATATAGATTTTCTTTTGGTTGACAAAAACTTTATAGATATGAAAATCTCAAGTGgatcaaaattttggtttatttcttgTGTTTATGGGAATCCGATTACTGGTCTTAGATCCCTTGTGTGgaataaaattctagattttgGGCTGTTAAGAACTGAAGCTTGGTGTATGCTTGGAGATTTTAATGCAATATTGTCCAATGGAGATAAGTTGGGTGGTCCTTTGCGAGACCAAAGCTCTTTTCTGccttttcaaaagtttttagATAATTGTGATATGTCTGAACTTGGGAGCTCTGGAAATGGCTTCACGTGGGGTGGTGTTAGAAATAAACAATGGATCCAGTGTAGACTAGATCGCTGTTTTGGAAATCCTGCTTGGTTATCTATGTTTCCAAACAGCCATCAATGGTTTCTGGAGAAACTAGGCTCGGATCACAAACCTGTGCTGGTTAAATTTACGAATGATAAGGATTTATTTCGGAGTAACTTTTGGTTTGACAAACGTTGGGCTGAGGACCCTTCTTTATGGGAGGTAATTCAGAAGGCTTGGAATGAGATGAGCTCTCTAGAAGTTGAAAATTCTGTTCTTTTAAGAAGTGATAACTGCAGAAAGGCAATTAATGCTTGGAAGAATAGAGTTTGGTCCAGCTCAGAAACTCGTATAAAAAGTCTACGGAAAGAGTTGAAGAAGCAAGATGAATCGTTGAAACCCTGCTTCAGAAGGATTAATGAGATTAAAAAAGAACTTGCTGTAGCCTttcgagaagaagaaatttaCTGGAGACAAAAGAGTAGAGAGAAATGGCTTCTTGATGGTGATAAGAATACAAAATTCTTTCAAGCATCGGTAAAAGCTGCAAGAATGAAGAATTCTTTACAGTTTctcattgatgatgatggtataGAACATTTCTCAGAGCAACAAAAAGGAGAAGTGGCAGTTAAGTATTTCAATCACCTCTTTAAATCATCTTCGCCTTCACAACTTAGTGATATCCTTCATAACTTTCGACCACGAGTGTTAGATAACATGAATCAGGATCTCGTAAAAGATATTTCGAAGTCGGAGATCAGACAAGCTGCGTTCTCGATTAGTAGTGAAAGTGCTCCTGGCCCGGATGGTCTCACAgggttttttttcaaaaaattttggCCACTGATCCATAACCAGATTAATGGTGAGGTTCTTAAGTTCTTTGCTACTGGTAATCTCCCTGAGGATTGGAATCACACTCTTCTTTGTCTCATTCCGAAAATCCCAGATCCAAAACGTATGTCAGATCTTAGACCTATTAGTTTATGCTCAGTGATCTACAAGATTGTTTCAAAAATCCTTGTGCTTAGGCTGAAAAGACATCTACCATCCATTGTCTCTCCTACTCAAGCAGCATTTGTTTCAGAAAGATGGATTTCAGACAATATCTTGATAGCTCATGAAATTGTTCATAGTCTTCACACACATCCAAGGATATCTCAAGAGTTTATGTTGATTAAAACTGACATGTCAAAAGCATATGATAGAGTAGAATGGATTTTTTTGAAGGATATGCTTATCGCTCTTGGATTTAATGAACGTTGGATCTCTTGGGTTATGGCTTGTGTTTCTTCAGTTAGCTATGCAGTGGTAATCAATGGAGAATCCTATGGTTTGATCAAACCGGCTAGGGGCATTAGACAGGGTGATCCTTTATcgccttttctttttgtgttgtgtacTGAGGCGCTGATTCACTTGTTCAATCAAGCGGCAAGTGAGGATAAAATTTCTGGGATTCAGTTTCATCATTCTGGTCCAGCCATCAATCACTTGCTTTTTGCAGACGATAGCCTCTTCATTTGTAAAGCCAATAGGATTCAATGTGCTGAAATGTTGAATTGCCTTCAGAACTATGAAAAGATATCGGGTCAAATGATAAATAGGCAAAAATCAGCAATTACATTTGGATCAAAGTCAGAGATTCAAGATTGGAATTGGATAAAGAACAAAACAGGGATTAGCTTAGAAGGTGGGGAGGGTAGATATCTTGGTCTTCCTGAATGTTTGAGTGGCTCCAAAAAACAGCTTCTAGGTTTTATCAAGGAGAGACTCCAGTCTAAATTAACTGGTTGGTATGCCAAGAATCTTTCTCAAGGAGGTAAAGAAACTCTTCTAAAGTCTATTGCTTTGGCTTTACCAGTTTATGCAATGTCCTGCTACAAATTGCCTAAGTATACTATCAAGAATCTGATTTCTGTCATGATGGATTACTGGTGGAAtaataatcaagaaaaaaaaaaaatccattggCTAAGCTATGAGAAGATGACTATACCAAAGGTAGATggtggttttggttttaaagatttggaaatttttaatCAAGCGATGCTAGCAAAACAAGCTTGGAGGCTTTTACATGATACAAATTGTCTCTTCTCCAAATTCTTAAAAAGCAGATATTTTCCTTCTACTGACTTTCTTGATGCCTCATTTGGAAGAAGCCCTTCTTTTGGGTGGAGGAGTATTCTTTTTGGTAAAGAACTTCTTTCAAATAATCTTCGCCGGGTTATTGGAAATGGTAAAGACACTCTTGTTTGGGTTGATAAGTGGTTATATGATGGTAGCCCTACAAGACCTGTTGGTATTCATTCTCTGATGAATATTGAACTTAAAGTGTCTGATCTTTTCAATCAGCAATCCGGAAAATGGGATGATCATCTCTTAAGTGCTCTTTTTCATCATTCTGAGATAAAAAGCATTAAAGCTATAAAACCTAGGTTAGGTTATAGAGACTCTTTCTGCTGGGGGGAAACAAGGAATGGAATTTACTCAGTGAGCTCTGGTTACAATTTGATGTTTAAAGTGAGAAAAAAGGAAAGTCTGCAGATTGCATGTGCCTGCCCTTCTAGAAATCCAGTCTTAAGAGCTTGTTGGGAGGTGGCTACATCtccaaaaattagaatatttctCTGGAAAGCTTTACTTGGAGCTCTTGCTGTTACAGAAAGACTTAGGACTAGAGCAATGAGAATTTTTGATGGTTGTATGATATGTGGTGCAGAGATAGAATCTATCAACCACATTTTGTTCCTCTGTCCTTTCGCAAGACAAGTTTGGGCTCTTTCCAATACTCCATCTCCGTTCTTGGGTTTTGGCAactcaatttttgaaaatatgcaTCACGTATTGAGTTTAAAGAGTCAAGGGAACTTTGTTGCAGAACCTAGTTCATCTTTTTCTTGGATTCTGTGGCAATTGTGGAAAAACAGGAATTCCTTACTCTTTCAAGGAGTCTGTTTTTCACCACTTGATGTTGTCCAAAAAGCATGGGAGGCTTCTTCGGAATGGAGTGCAGCGCAGACTCTAAACCGCTGCCACGAGATTGACCCTTCAAACCAGGACGAAAGATGGCTTCCCCCTTTACATGATGAAGTGAAATGTAACATTGGCTTTTCATGGTCCAAAAAGTTTTCATTATCTGGAGCTTCTTGGGTAGTAAGAGATCCTACAGGTAATGTACTCATGCATAGTAGAAGATCCTTTGCCTCTGTCAATTCTGTCTTTGAAGCTAAAATCAAGAGTTGGGAGTGGGCTTTAGAGAGTATGACAAGCTTGCATTTCGCGAATGTGACTTTTGCCGCGTCTACTTTCGAAATTATTCAAGCTATACATGACCCAAGTCATTGGCCATCAATTGTAAGCTTCATCTCTCCCCTCATCTTATATAGTAAAGGGAAACCATTTTGGTTTCTTAGCTTTGAACCTTTAAAAAGCAATTCGGGAGCTATGATGATTGCAAAAAGTGTCACTCTGGACTTGAGATTATCTTCTTACGTAGCTTCTGGTAAGCCTATGTGGTTGAAAGGTTTTTTTGATCATGAGCAAAGCATGATTTTTAATTCTTTGCATTAGTATTTTCCTTTTGCTCTTCTTCCAGaaatttcttatattatttctCTTATCTAGTGTTAAtagtaaaacttttttttgtttttcatcgtTAGAATGGTTTATATTCTGActttcagaaaaaaacaaatctagaagACTTTTTGATTCTAAAGCGGTGATTATCTTGGTTTCTTAATCTTTTCTCTTCCTTCCTTAGAAGTTTTGACTCAGTTCCCACAAAAAAGTCTTATCTTCTTTGACCTTCTTCTCTCCTTATCTCATATTTTCTAGTCCTATTTTAACTTATTCCCTCTTAGTCACCCATATATATTACCACCCTCTCTCGCTTCTCTTTCCTTAGTAGTTACCCTTTCtctcgttttttatttatctatcatGGCTGATGAACTTTGGAATGATCTTCAATATATGGTTCTTGGTCGTGATGATCCGGAACTGTTTATTCCTAGTTCAGCTTATGATAGTGCTCTGGCAAGGAATAGACGCAGCCTTATTGGGCGTCTGCTTAACCCTACTCTCCAAGACCGTGGGCGTGTCTTAACTGCCCTACCTGCTCAATGGGAGCTTTACGACAGGGTGCACGGTCGAATTCTGGATGATAGTTATGTTCAATTCAGGTTTAGTTCAGAGAGTGACTTAGCCTCTGTTCTCAGAAGGGGACCCTGGGTGTTTGAAAAATGGTTTGTTGCTCTTCAAAGGTGGGAAGACTTTCCTGGAGAGGATTTCCTTACATCTATTGACCTGTGGGTTCAAATCAGAGAAAGGTCAGATTTGAAACTGGAGAAAGAGCCATGATAGGTTTTGAGtatgaaaaactcaaaaaagtaTGCACCAACTGTTGTTGCTTCAATCACGACTTGGCTCACTGTCCGTATCTTGCTCCTCCGgcttttgatgatgattacCTCGATGTTCCTCTGGCTCCTGGtcaggaagaagaagtgttATCCGTTCACAACAGCTGTAATGGAGACATTAAATCAGATCAGAGCTCCGCAATCTCTTCCTATTCCCCTATCTCTCAGCCGCCGAGACCTGCTTCTCCAGCGCCGAATCTTGAGGAGTTTTTAGCTGCTAACCCTCTCCAATGTTTCCCGTCTTCAAGTTCAGCCTCCATCAAAATCTCATCAGATTCTCTGTTTTCTAAAACTggaaatccaaaagaaaattatgaaattggtGAGAGCTCGAAGAGGAAAAAAGGGAAACAGGTGCACATGGAGACTGATAGGAACACACGTCAATGCAGAAAGGATCCAGGACTGAGGTTCTATCCGGTTTTACCATAAACCTCTAAGGAAAATGATTAACAAGTCAGGAATCTCAGGAACTAATAGCCTTTATTTCTGagattcttctttttggtttaatcctTTTGTAGGATGTGTCttgctttagttttttttatgttgacaATGGTGTTTGGTTCACCTCTTGGTGCCTTGGCTATGGTTATTTTGATGAAGGTAAAGGTCGTGGAAGAAATTCATGAAGACCTTTGATGACTGTTTTTTGAAGATGATGTGGTGAGATGTAAGGTTCTGTCATTCCTCTTTACTTATGAAGTATGCTTTAAGACCGGCTGCAATGAATTACATTGTTTTGATGGTCTTAATGAGAGAGTGATGAAGACAGACTTACTTCACTAGCATCTACCTTATTTTAGCAGTTATGTTGTAGTTTAAATCTGCTGTGTTTCCAAGCTTGTTGTAATAACTTGACTCTCCAACTTGGTTTCTTCTCTGATGAATGTAACAGTATAAGCTCATATATAAGAtgaattttttggaaaaaaaaaaaaattctagacaTTTTAATTTGGTAACCTAAATTGACTTGTCAATGGAGGTTTAACTCCGAACTCTATCACTGTAACATTCTCCCCACcaatttaaaagataaataaagaaatagaaaaataaaagtcctaaaaaatgttaaaaggcAAGGAGGGGCAACCATATCTATCTCTCGCCCACTTTTGCTaatatgtctctctctctcatatccTAACCTTCCAATAAAATTTCAGAATCATCCTCAGTACATCATTTGTATGATTTCGCTATTATGCTTAATAAtcatttgaaaataaaagaatagagAATCGAAATTAAGATGTTACTCAAACCGGATTTTACCGATcccaaacaaaccaaacaaccaTATTGTAATGTAGTTTAACTTCACTTTTTTTATACTGTATATCTCAGAAACCAAATGGAAATCtaaattgaaccaaaaaaatatataaattaatttaaaactatagtTATCTTACAAATTGAGGATatctttgaccaaaaataaaattcaaaccagaaaaaaaatatatataatttttcaaatccaaaaactccaaaattaagagaaaaaaaaaacagaaatccaAATTGAATAccttttatattaatatacaataATGCTTCCAAAAGAATCCAAGTGCATAAGGAATCAgtttaatatctatatataagatACATAGAATATGTTCTAGAGAACTAAAGTATAaggttcttctctttttattattttctaaacaaagaaaaaaaaaaggagaaaatttaGGGAAAGGAGTAAAAAAACTTGTGAGTCAGAGTTGATTTTGGTTCAATTGGATAGGGATAATATTTCCCAAGTGGGaaagaacatattaaaaaaaaaaaaaagtagtggTGCAAAATTTTCCAATAAATCTCGTCGTGTGTGAATTGAATCATTATTTTTAGTGtcaatcttcttttcttcttcacctctcTCGATCAACCTccaattttttctattttgccTCTTGGataatttattattagtttttggaTTCAAGtgaaaaattagtttaaaatgatataaatatatttgaaactgTAACGTAAAGaataaataagaacaaaaaaactagagaaataaatgtaaataacgCATATTGCTTTTATTTTCGGGTCATTACTTGAGATGtctaaaattaggaaaaaatcTTTTTAGGTGAATAATATTCCCAAGAGTAGTATAGTTGCATTTTGCCAGAGAGGCACTCAATAGAGAAGAGATATTCGTAAagataagcttttttttttttttttggctcatcaaaaaaacatagtttttgttgttgtgtttgttgttgtcttttctTCTATCTCGAGAGAGATAAGCCACAAAAGGGTTTTCAATTTCTGCAAaactttgaataaaaaaagtaatttttatcCCTAAaaagatttgggtttttttttttttatgcttattggcaaagaaaaggttttagggtagtttttttttgagttgAGAGATGTCTGGTTCTGTTTCTGGTTGTGGTGGTTCTAATGGTANATTTTCTATTTTGCCTCTTggataatttattattatttttttggattcaagtgaaaattagtttaataaagtatgatataaatattattgaaaCTGTAACGTAGGAATAAATAGGAAATAAAAACTAgagaaataaatgtaaataacgCATATTGCTTTATTTTCGGGTCATTACTTGAGATGtctaaaattaggaaaaatCTTTTTAGGTGAATAATATTCCCAAGAGTAGTATAGTTGCATTTTGCCAGAGAGGCACTCATAGAGAGATATTCGTAAAgataagcttttatttttttggctcataaaaaaaacatacttttttgttctctctcgaGAGATAAGCCACCAAAGGGTTTTCAATTTCTGCAAAACTTtgaataaaaaagtaatttttatcCCTAAaaagatttgggtttttttttatgcttattggcaaagaaaaggttttagggtagttttttttttttgagctgAGAGATGTCTGGTTCTGtttctggtggtggtggttctaatggtggtggtggtggttgtagTATTGTATGGTTTAGAAGAGATCTTAGGGTTGAAGATAATCCAGCTTTAGCTGCAGCTGTAAGAGCTGGTCCTGTGATTGCTGTGTTTGTTTGGGCACCAGAGGAAGAAGGACACTATCATCCAGGTAGGGTTTCTAGGTGGTGGCTCAAGAACAGTTTGGCTCAGCTTGATTCTTCTCTTAGAAGTCTTGGTACTTGTCTCATCACCAAGAGATCTACTGATAGTGTTGCTTCTCTTCTTGAGGTTGTTAAATCCACTGGTGCTTCTCAGATCTTCTTCAACCATTTATATGGTCTGT contains:
- the LOC109128362 gene encoding uncharacterized protein At4g02000-like, producing MIGFEYEKLKKVCTNCCCFNHDLAHCPYLAPPAFDDDYLDVPLAPGQEEEVLSVHNSCNGDIKSDQSSAISSYSPISQPPRPASPAPNLEEFLAANPLQCFPSSSSASIKISSDSLFSKTGNPKENYEIGESSKRKKGKQVHMETDRNTRQCRKDPGLRMCLALVFFMLTMVFGSPLGALAMVILMKYALRPAAMNYIVLMVLMRE